A region of Natribaculum luteum DNA encodes the following proteins:
- a CDS encoding monovalent cation/H+ antiporter subunit D family protein yields MVEVVSDPRPIAAVLASAVAVVLIVASHRRPNIRESWSVLAAVTKFGLVASMLPGVLGGVVYEWRLGTFVAGVDFALRADPLGMLFALLASFLWIFTSFYATGYMRGLDEHAQTRFFAAFAASLSTAVGIAFAANLLTIFVFYELLSLVTYPLVAHNEDEEARIAGRKYVTYTFFGGGVFLLAGTVLVYWLTAGVGDPTLAFEAGGIGALAEAANAEPMYAQAAFFLLAAGFGVKAAVMPLHSWLADAMVAPTPVSGLLHAVAVVKSGAFGIARLILEVYGPDLAGDLGVNVPLAILAAFTLVAASIIAMRKDHLKRRLAYSTTAQLSYIVLGLSLLHPYAILGALFHIPAHAFGKLTLFFCAGSIHVETHTDYISEMAGIGKRMPLTMTAFTVGAAGMAGMPLVAGFVSKFYMLIGALRADWWIFALSLLVSGVLNIAYFWPVVYTAFFESEDRHDAKPLLEFPIGGIRESYFSSAPAVADGGTSEGEKEYEYAVDEYPSDHTVPDEDEGDGEHAVEPDHAAYDDHGHDHDHDHDEGHHGGPPAEGWQRHSPLTESTWLMLVPIVVIATGALVLGIVPDRAVFLELAGYVVEVVTGEVIL; encoded by the coding sequence ATGGTAGAGGTCGTCTCCGATCCGCGTCCGATCGCCGCCGTGCTGGCGTCTGCGGTCGCGGTCGTTCTGATCGTCGCGTCGCATCGCCGTCCGAACATCCGCGAGAGCTGGTCCGTCCTGGCCGCAGTGACGAAGTTCGGCCTCGTCGCGAGTATGCTCCCGGGCGTCCTCGGTGGCGTCGTCTACGAGTGGCGTCTCGGCACGTTCGTCGCCGGCGTCGACTTCGCGCTCCGTGCGGACCCGCTCGGAATGCTGTTTGCGCTGCTCGCGAGCTTCCTGTGGATCTTCACGTCGTTCTACGCGACGGGGTACATGCGCGGGCTCGACGAGCACGCCCAGACGCGCTTTTTCGCCGCGTTCGCCGCCAGTCTCTCGACGGCGGTCGGCATCGCGTTCGCCGCGAACCTGCTGACGATCTTCGTCTTCTACGAGCTGCTCTCGCTCGTGACCTACCCGCTGGTCGCCCACAACGAAGACGAAGAAGCGCGTATCGCCGGCCGGAAGTACGTCACGTACACGTTCTTTGGCGGCGGCGTGTTCCTGCTCGCCGGGACCGTCCTGGTCTACTGGCTCACCGCTGGCGTGGGCGACCCGACGCTCGCGTTCGAGGCCGGCGGCATCGGTGCGCTCGCCGAGGCGGCGAACGCCGAGCCGATGTACGCGCAGGCCGCCTTCTTCCTGCTCGCGGCCGGCTTCGGCGTGAAAGCCGCCGTCATGCCACTTCACTCGTGGCTCGCCGACGCGATGGTCGCGCCGACGCCCGTCTCCGGACTGCTCCACGCGGTCGCAGTCGTCAAGTCCGGCGCGTTCGGCATCGCTCGGCTCATCCTCGAGGTCTACGGTCCCGACCTCGCCGGCGACCTGGGCGTGAACGTCCCGCTTGCGATCCTGGCGGCGTTTACGCTCGTGGCCGCGAGCATCATCGCGATGCGCAAAGACCACCTCAAGCGTCGGCTGGCGTACTCGACGACCGCACAGCTGTCGTACATCGTCCTCGGGCTGTCGCTGTTACATCCCTACGCCATCCTCGGCGCGCTGTTTCATATCCCCGCCCACGCGTTCGGGAAGCTCACGCTGTTCTTCTGTGCGGGTTCGATCCACGTCGAGACCCACACGGACTACATCAGCGAGATGGCCGGAATCGGCAAGCGGATGCCGCTGACCATGACCGCGTTCACGGTCGGTGCGGCGGGGATGGCCGGCATGCCGCTGGTCGCCGGCTTCGTCAGCAAGTTCTACATGCTGATCGGCGCGCTCCGTGCCGACTGGTGGATCTTCGCGCTCTCCCTGCTCGTCTCGGGCGTCCTCAACATCGCCTACTTCTGGCCGGTGGTCTACACCGCATTCTTCGAGAGCGAGGACCGCCACGACGCCAAACCGCTGCTCGAGTTCCCCATCGGCGGCATTCGGGAGTCGTACTTCAGCTCTGCTCCGGCGGTCGCCGACGGCGGCACGTCCGAAGGCGAAAAGGAGTACGAGTACGCCGTCGACGAGTATCCAAGCGACCACACGGTGCCCGACGAGGACGAGGGTGACGGCGAGCACGCCGTCGAACCCGACCACGCCGCCTACGACGATCACGGCCACGACCACGATCACGATCACGACGAGGGCCACCACGGCGGCCCACCGGCCGAGGGCTGGCAGCGCCACTCGCCGCTGACCGAGAGCACGTGGCTCATGCTGGTGCCCATCGTCGTGATCGCAACCGGCGCGCTCGTCCTCGGCATCGTTCCCGACCGCGCCGTCTTCCTCGAGCTCGCCGGCTACGTCGTCGAGGTCGTCACCGGGGAGGTGATCCTCTGA
- a CDS encoding proton-conducting transporter membrane subunit translates to MSSVDLVPVLLIATPILAATLPIALGLRFDRVGWSIAVLTTTGLFAATAFLATVVYGDGTTVTHALGDFPRQYGIELVADELSTLIALLVTGVATGVLAYTRTGGPRGNTFYTGYLLLTGGLLGLTMTGDVFNLFVFLEITGLGTYAMISSGDGPESAVAALKYLILGTVGASMYLLGVGFLFMATGTLNMAELATALPDVEGQGETLVRVAFAFVFVGFSIKVAQWPLHTWQPDAYQHAPDGVTPLIAALVSTVSAYAFGRVAFTVFGADFLATTPYASEVVVTVGSISVLAGSTLAVIQRRVKRMLAYSSVSQFGLIVAAYGLVTETGLVGAVVHLVGHGLTKAGLFAAVAVISVSTGARTVDEYAGLAKRRPVAAMAMTVLLVSLVGIPPSVGFVGKWYIALGAVEAELWPVAAVIFLSTMLTLAYAARLLEKMYFTPAAPTERPVPPGAAATDGGSPVETADPDRVTVGMIGLVVVAAVLVVALGFAGGTFYDLLEPFVEEVFN, encoded by the coding sequence ATGAGTAGCGTCGACCTCGTCCCGGTGTTGCTGATCGCCACCCCGATCCTCGCGGCGACGCTCCCAATCGCGCTCGGGCTTCGATTCGATCGCGTCGGCTGGTCGATCGCCGTGCTCACCACCACCGGCCTGTTCGCCGCGACGGCGTTCCTCGCGACCGTCGTCTACGGCGACGGGACGACCGTCACCCACGCGCTCGGGGACTTCCCGCGACAGTACGGCATCGAACTCGTCGCCGACGAGCTGTCGACGCTGATCGCGTTGCTCGTCACCGGCGTTGCGACCGGCGTGCTCGCGTACACCCGCACGGGCGGCCCGCGCGGAAACACGTTCTACACCGGCTACCTGCTGCTGACCGGCGGCCTGCTCGGCCTGACGATGACCGGCGACGTGTTCAACCTGTTCGTCTTCCTCGAGATCACGGGACTGGGAACGTACGCCATGATCTCCAGCGGCGACGGCCCCGAATCGGCGGTCGCGGCCCTGAAGTACCTGATCCTCGGCACCGTCGGCGCGTCGATGTACCTACTCGGCGTCGGCTTTCTCTTCATGGCGACGGGGACGCTCAACATGGCCGAACTCGCGACGGCGCTCCCCGACGTCGAGGGTCAGGGCGAGACCCTCGTTCGCGTCGCCTTCGCGTTCGTCTTCGTCGGCTTTTCGATCAAGGTCGCCCAGTGGCCGCTGCACACCTGGCAGCCCGACGCCTACCAGCACGCGCCCGACGGCGTGACGCCGCTGATCGCCGCACTCGTCTCGACGGTCTCGGCGTACGCGTTCGGACGGGTGGCGTTTACGGTCTTCGGCGCCGACTTTCTCGCCACCACGCCCTACGCGTCCGAGGTCGTCGTCACCGTCGGCTCGATCAGCGTCCTCGCCGGTAGCACGCTCGCCGTGATCCAGCGGCGGGTCAAGCGGATGCTGGCGTACTCGTCGGTCTCGCAGTTCGGACTGATCGTCGCCGCCTACGGGCTGGTCACCGAGACCGGCCTCGTCGGCGCGGTCGTCCACCTCGTCGGCCACGGGCTGACCAAAGCGGGGCTGTTCGCCGCCGTCGCCGTCATCTCGGTGAGCACCGGCGCTCGCACCGTCGACGAGTACGCCGGCCTCGCCAAGCGGCGGCCGGTCGCCGCGATGGCGATGACCGTCCTGCTCGTCTCGCTCGTCGGCATCCCGCCCTCGGTCGGCTTCGTCGGCAAGTGGTACATCGCACTCGGCGCTGTCGAGGCCGAACTGTGGCCGGTCGCCGCCGTGATCTTCCTGAGCACGATGCTCACGCTCGCGTACGCCGCCCGGCTGCTCGAGAAGATGTACTTCACGCCGGCGGCACCGACCGAGCGTCCAGTCCCCCCGGGTGCGGCCGCGACTGACGGCGGCTCGCCGGTCGAGACCGCCGACCCCGACCGCGTCACCGTCGGCATGATCGGCCTCGTCGTCGTTGCGGCCGTGCTGGTCGTCGCGCTCGGCTTCGCCGGTGGAACGTTCTACGACTTGCTCGAGCCGTTCGTCGAAGAGGTGTTCAACTGA
- a CDS encoding cation:proton antiporter subunit C → MLELLATHYAYALMFVLIAIGLYMMIANQNLVKKVIGVSLFQTAIFLFFISMAYVEGGSAPIVPAEENPGELVVASPLPQVIVLTAIVVGVALTAVALALVVRIYAEYGTLREDTLTEVRADE, encoded by the coding sequence ATGCTCGAGTTACTCGCTACTCACTACGCCTACGCGCTGATGTTCGTTCTGATCGCCATCGGACTGTACATGATGATCGCCAACCAGAACCTCGTCAAGAAGGTGATCGGCGTCAGCCTGTTCCAGACGGCGATCTTCCTGTTTTTCATCTCGATGGCCTACGTCGAGGGCGGCTCGGCACCGATCGTCCCCGCCGAGGAGAACCCCGGGGAACTTGTCGTCGCCAGTCCGCTGCCGCAGGTGATCGTGCTCACGGCAATCGTCGTCGGCGTCGCGCTGACGGCCGTCGCGCTGGCGCTCGTCGTGCGAATCTACGCCGAGTACGGCACGCTCCGGGAGGATACGCTGACGGAGGTGCGTGCCGATGAGTAG
- a CDS encoding MnhB domain-containing protein: MADDVADTYTESQVIMTAVKVIAPFTLTYGMFMTLHGADTPGGGFQGGAIVGVTILMLAFAFGIEPTRRWLRNSVLVSLVTGGVVVFTGVGLATLALGGNFLEYDRFSEIGIAGKWGMEAIEVGGVSLIVSGVVITLFFAMAAGFTAERSPTATDADRGGDD, translated from the coding sequence ATGGCCGACGACGTAGCGGACACGTACACGGAAAGCCAGGTGATCATGACCGCAGTGAAGGTCATCGCGCCGTTTACCCTCACCTACGGGATGTTCATGACCCTTCACGGAGCCGACACGCCCGGCGGCGGCTTCCAGGGCGGGGCGATCGTCGGCGTGACCATCCTCATGCTCGCGTTCGCCTTCGGCATCGAACCGACCCGCCGGTGGCTCCGCAACTCCGTGCTGGTCTCTCTCGTCACCGGCGGCGTCGTCGTCTTCACCGGCGTCGGTCTCGCGACGCTCGCACTCGGCGGGAACTTCCTCGAGTACGATCGCTTCTCCGAGATCGGCATCGCCGGCAAGTGGGGGATGGAAGCCATCGAGGTCGGCGGCGTCTCGCTGATCGTCTCGGGCGTCGTGATCACGCTCTTTTTCGCGATGGCCGCCGGCTTCACGGCCGAACGAAGCCCGACAGCGACGGATGCGGATCGAGGAGGTGACGACTGA
- a CDS encoding DUF4040 domain-containing protein, with protein MSVLAYALVAFVLVTAIATALFRDVLSTIVVFGAYSLGMAILYTYLLAPDVAMTEAAIGAGVTTVLLLLTIARTTRPSPDQLFERLNVPAVVAVGAFLLVAGTQVLPEMWAVGDPTAPVWSNAEVSQYYIQNTYADTHVQNAVTAVLAAYRGFDTFGEAVVVFAAGVAVLLVLKREVFV; from the coding sequence ATGAGCGTGCTCGCGTACGCGCTCGTGGCGTTCGTCCTCGTGACTGCGATCGCGACGGCACTGTTTCGCGACGTGCTGTCGACGATCGTCGTCTTCGGGGCGTACAGTCTGGGGATGGCGATCCTCTACACGTACCTGCTCGCACCCGACGTCGCGATGACGGAGGCCGCGATCGGGGCCGGCGTGACGACGGTCCTGTTGCTGTTGACGATCGCCCGGACGACCCGTCCGTCGCCCGATCAGCTGTTCGAACGGCTTAACGTACCCGCGGTCGTCGCGGTCGGGGCGTTCCTGCTCGTTGCCGGCACCCAGGTGCTCCCGGAGATGTGGGCCGTCGGCGATCCGACCGCCCCCGTCTGGTCGAACGCCGAGGTCTCCCAGTACTACATCCAGAACACGTACGCCGACACGCACGTCCAGAACGCGGTGACGGCCGTCCTCGCGGCCTACCGTGGATTCGACACGTTCGGCGAAGCGGTCGTCGTCTTCGCCGCCGGCGTCGCCGTCTTGCTCGTGTTGAAACGGGAGGTGTTCGTCTGA
- the mnhG gene encoding monovalent cation/H(+) antiporter subunit G: MIETIRFGAIVVLVVGGLFFTFVSTVGVLRLPDVYARAHTASQADTLGAGLTLAGVALALGWQSATIYTVLLLFFVFLTNPTAAHAIARSAAETGVEPLTDEEGENR; encoded by the coding sequence GTGATCGAGACGATCCGCTTCGGCGCGATCGTCGTCCTCGTCGTCGGCGGGCTGTTCTTCACGTTCGTCTCGACAGTCGGCGTGCTCCGACTGCCGGACGTCTACGCCCGGGCACACACGGCGTCGCAGGCCGACACTCTCGGTGCCGGGCTCACGCTCGCCGGCGTCGCGCTCGCACTCGGCTGGCAGTCGGCGACGATCTACACCGTCCTGTTACTGTTTTTCGTGTTCCTCACGAACCCGACGGCGGCACACGCGATCGCCCGCTCGGCAGCCGAGACGGGCGTCGAACCGCTGACCGACGAGGAGGGTGAGAACCGATGA
- a CDS encoding cation:proton antiporter → MTAELLDDVLLTVAALFVVLAIAMFYRAVAGPTTQDRVLAVNVLGTNTVVILVLLAAALDEPWVLDIALIYALLNFLMAVAISKFTVERGGVL, encoded by the coding sequence GTGACGGCCGAGTTGCTCGACGACGTGTTGCTCACGGTGGCCGCGCTGTTCGTCGTCCTCGCGATCGCGATGTTCTACCGCGCGGTCGCCGGTCCAACGACCCAGGATCGGGTGCTGGCGGTGAACGTCCTCGGGACGAACACCGTCGTCATCCTCGTGTTGCTGGCGGCGGCGCTCGACGAGCCGTGGGTGCTCGACATCGCGTTGATCTACGCGCTGCTCAATTTCCTGATGGCCGTCGCCATCTCGAAGTTCACCGTCGAACGGGGTGGTGTCCTGTGA
- a CDS encoding monovalent cation/H+ antiporter subunit E, with protein MADKRLLVPLSTSVTVRQTVGYAVRSALEGGGPAELHFVVAIPDDAGMSGDTRHLEEADDLLERARTWADEDADDESLSIETAVLGTDEYLFGPRDYAESFATYADAHDVDRVVLDPEYQPGATSPMLQPLERELAAVGLAYDEAPVERPARRERLVGAESLDRFIGMFGISFAFYLLLGDPTYWFDLVTGVVVAAIVSITLSHVTFSVAPQKVQSPIRTVRFALYVPLLLWEIVKANVAVAVVILRPSMPIEPKLTRINARVSGGLPLLSLANSITLTPGTLTVRANDQRLVVHTLIEDAREDLFEGRLERAVRFVFYGREAAAIASPEERGDAEVIRGDEW; from the coding sequence GTGGCGGATAAGCGGCTGCTCGTGCCGCTGTCGACGTCGGTGACGGTTCGCCAGACCGTCGGCTACGCGGTCCGGTCGGCGCTCGAGGGGGGCGGGCCGGCCGAACTCCACTTCGTCGTCGCGATTCCGGACGACGCGGGCATGTCGGGTGACACGCGTCACCTCGAGGAGGCCGACGACCTGCTCGAGCGCGCTCGCACGTGGGCTGACGAGGACGCAGACGACGAGTCGCTATCCATCGAGACGGCGGTACTCGGGACCGACGAGTACCTGTTCGGTCCGCGAGACTACGCCGAATCGTTCGCCACGTACGCCGACGCTCACGACGTCGACCGCGTCGTGCTCGATCCGGAGTACCAGCCGGGAGCGACGTCGCCGATGCTCCAGCCGCTCGAGCGCGAGCTCGCCGCGGTCGGACTCGCGTACGACGAAGCGCCGGTCGAGCGGCCGGCCCGGCGCGAACGGCTGGTCGGCGCCGAGAGTCTCGACCGATTCATCGGGATGTTCGGCATCTCGTTTGCCTTCTACCTCCTGCTTGGCGATCCGACCTACTGGTTCGACCTCGTCACCGGCGTGGTCGTGGCGGCGATCGTCTCGATTACGCTCTCGCACGTGACGTTCAGCGTCGCGCCACAGAAAGTCCAGTCGCCGATCCGGACCGTCCGCTTTGCGCTGTACGTCCCGCTGTTGCTGTGGGAGATCGTCAAGGCGAACGTCGCAGTCGCGGTCGTGATTCTCCGGCCATCGATGCCGATCGAGCCGAAGCTGACCCGGATAAACGCACGGGTCAGCGGCGGACTGCCCCTGCTGTCGCTCGCAAACAGCATCACGCTGACGCCGGGAACGTTGACCGTCCGGGCGAACGACCAGCGACTGGTCGTCCACACGCTCATCGAGGACGCCCGCGAGGACCTCTTCGAGGGCCGACTCGAGCGGGCGGTTCGCTTCGTCTTCTATGGCCGTGAGGCGGCCGCGATCGCCTCGCCGGAAGAACGCGGCGACGCCGAAGTCATTCGGGGTGACGAGTGGTGA
- a CDS encoding quinone-dependent dihydroorotate dehydrogenase, which translates to MTIYSRLRPLAFKLPAETAHDLGKRALRAAGATWPTRATLRYAYRYEHPALEVDLFDTTFPNPVGVAAGFDKNAEVTHALTALGFGFVEVGTVTPYPQSGNERPRLFRLPEDEAMINRMGFNGQGMERVKARLEREGLPSIPIGVNVGKMNSSNEEEAVEDYRRVFDRLSPYADYVVVNVSCPNTPDEFDEASPGHLRTVFETLEAENDADRPLLVKVGPDSPAESLYDLVDIVEEFDLDGIVATNTTTSREGIKSDRREEWGGLSGKPLEDRSTNVIRTLAEYTDLPIVGVGGVDSAESAYAKIRAGASLVQLYTGFVYNGPSTAREINRGLVDLLQRDGFQSVEEAVGADLE; encoded by the coding sequence ATGACGATCTACTCGAGGCTTCGCCCGCTCGCGTTCAAGCTTCCCGCGGAGACCGCCCACGACCTGGGCAAGCGGGCGCTCCGAGCGGCGGGGGCGACGTGGCCGACCAGGGCCACGCTCCGGTACGCCTACCGGTACGAGCACCCGGCACTCGAGGTCGACCTGTTCGACACCACCTTCCCGAACCCGGTCGGCGTCGCGGCGGGGTTCGACAAGAACGCCGAGGTCACCCACGCGCTGACCGCGCTCGGCTTCGGATTCGTCGAGGTCGGAACCGTAACGCCGTACCCCCAGTCTGGCAACGAACGGCCGCGGCTGTTCCGACTCCCCGAGGACGAGGCGATGATCAACCGGATGGGGTTCAACGGCCAGGGAATGGAGCGCGTGAAAGCGCGACTCGAGCGCGAGGGGCTCCCGTCGATCCCGATCGGCGTCAACGTCGGGAAGATGAACTCCTCGAACGAGGAGGAGGCCGTCGAGGACTACCGGCGGGTGTTCGATCGCCTCTCGCCGTACGCCGACTACGTCGTCGTCAACGTCTCCTGTCCGAACACGCCCGACGAGTTCGACGAGGCGTCGCCCGGCCACCTGCGGACCGTCTTCGAGACGCTCGAGGCCGAAAACGACGCGGACAGGCCGCTGCTGGTGAAAGTCGGTCCCGACTCGCCAGCCGAGTCGCTGTACGACCTCGTCGACATCGTCGAGGAGTTCGACCTCGACGGCATCGTCGCGACCAACACGACGACGAGTCGCGAGGGAATCAAATCCGACCGGCGCGAGGAGTGGGGCGGGCTGAGCGGCAAACCGCTCGAGGACCGATCGACGAACGTGATCCGCACGCTCGCCGAGTACACCGACCTGCCGATCGTCGGCGTCGGCGGCGTCGACTCGGCCGAGAGCGCCTACGCGAAGATTCGCGCCGGGGCCTCGCTCGTGCAACTGTACACCGGTTTCGTCTACAACGGTCCGTCGACCGCCCGGGAGATCAACCGCGGCCTGGTCGACCTGCTCCAGCGCGACGGCTTCCAGTCGGTCGAGGAGGCCGTCGGGGCCGACCTCGAGTGA
- a CDS encoding DUF7552 domain-containing protein: protein MDATMLSEIRATIESLASDDGSYVVVCERTGERPFPATGKRFPDRAAAEEAMRAVVVYRETLRRYDPRTYRYDMTVVETPASLRRSDHRPSTAEDGTDRVLLSHSTARGDPRPLSVPDDRTNDR, encoded by the coding sequence ATGGACGCGACGATGCTCTCCGAGATTCGGGCGACGATCGAGTCGCTCGCGAGCGACGATGGCTCCTACGTCGTCGTCTGCGAACGGACCGGCGAACGGCCCTTCCCCGCGACTGGAAAACGATTTCCCGATCGAGCGGCAGCGGAAGAAGCCATGCGAGCCGTCGTCGTCTACCGAGAGACGCTGCGTCGGTACGATCCGCGAACGTACCGATACGACATGACCGTCGTCGAGACGCCGGCGTCGCTACGGCGGTCGGATCACAGGCCCTCGACAGCCGAGGATGGGACCGACCGCGTCCTGCTGTCGCACTCGACAGCCCGGGGCGACCCACGACCTCTCTCCGTCCCCGACGATCGAACGAACGACCGATGA
- a CDS encoding DUF7260 family protein, producing the protein MTVTTTVDRALERVRTERDAVQDKRAALERFVARVEDVSVDPTPPPTRASTTAGGGTLAARSSPTDGGRHEVRTAFAETVRSHSVDDLDDDESLLETIASELSDSIATALGSTPDGAFTPDLKRAVLSSTRDRVDETQVVAAALDREATHLADVRDEIATITDWLVDADDTPLSECEFDELATRHDRLAAHRERCDRLVRDRQAHLAETTNQTAKGAVAHRTLVTYLYDDFPVDYPVLATVVRLDAVCADCQRAVRDHLVRRA; encoded by the coding sequence ATGACCGTCACGACGACCGTCGATCGCGCGCTCGAGCGAGTCCGAACGGAACGAGACGCAGTGCAGGACAAACGGGCGGCACTCGAGCGGTTCGTCGCTCGCGTCGAAGACGTCTCCGTCGATCCGACACCGCCACCGACGCGAGCCAGCACCACGGCCGGCGGCGGAACGCTCGCTGCTCGTTCGTCGCCGACCGACGGCGGCCGTCACGAGGTCAGAACCGCGTTCGCCGAGACCGTCCGCTCACACAGCGTCGACGACCTCGACGACGACGAGTCGCTTCTCGAGACGATCGCGTCGGAGCTGTCCGACTCGATCGCGACGGCACTCGGTTCGACACCCGACGGAGCGTTTACGCCCGACCTGAAACGAGCAGTTCTCTCGAGCACTCGAGATCGGGTAGACGAGACGCAGGTCGTCGCCGCGGCACTGGATCGGGAGGCGACGCACCTCGCCGACGTTCGCGACGAAATCGCGACGATCACCGACTGGCTCGTCGACGCCGACGACACGCCGCTGTCGGAGTGCGAGTTCGACGAACTCGCGACGCGCCACGATCGGCTGGCCGCCCACCGAGAACGGTGCGATCGTCTCGTACGCGACCGCCAGGCACACCTCGCCGAGACGACGAACCAAACTGCGAAGGGTGCAGTCGCTCACCGGACGCTGGTCACGTACCTCTACGACGACTTTCCGGTGGATTATCCAGTGCTCGCGACCGTCGTTCGACTCGACGCCGTCTGTGCGGACTGCCAGCGAGCGGTTCGCGATCACCTCGTCCGGCGAGCGTAG